A section of the Candidatus Poribacteria bacterium genome encodes:
- a CDS encoding HEPN domain-containing protein yields MNPLTWEWVENAEEDYIGMRQLQQGQHPLYNIVCFHAQQCVQKYLKAWLQEANIPFSRTHDLKELLGLIVPSVPIWQVWEPDFSSLSKHAVATRYPGASATADDAEYAVRVCDEVRRSVREQLKLPLDVENN; encoded by the coding sequence ATGAATCCGTTGACATGGGAATGGGTGGAGAACGCTGAAGAAGATTATATTGGGATGCGACAGCTTCAGCAAGGGCAGCATCCGCTATATAACATTGTATGTTTCCATGCCCAGCAATGTGTTCAGAAGTATCTAAAGGCGTGGCTGCAAGAGGCAAATATTCCGTTTTCGAGGACGCACGATTTGAAGGAGTTGTTGGGACTGATTGTTCCGTCTGTCCCGATTTGGCAGGTGTGGGAACCGGACTTTTCATCGCTTTCTAAGCATGCGGTAGCAACTCGCTATCCCGGTGCCTCCGCTACAGCAGACGATGCCGAGTATGCGGTGCGCGTCTGCGATGAGGTTCGGCGATCCGTGCGCGAGCAGTTAAAACTACCGCTTGATGTGGAAAATAACTAA
- a CDS encoding cytochrome-c peroxidase: protein MRIITIWIIGSVALLLFGCGEESIEEIHPESEPEHLTETLNLFTENEWAVIESLSPLPDKPPPSPTNRFADNPDAAQLGQMFFFDARFSKEGTISCATCHSPFHGFADVEGTSLGNRRGTRNAPTVLNAAYNKWQFWDGRAETLWTQALFAFEGEEEQAGTRLQYAHLIKRHYAAKYETVFGALPELKDATRFPPQGKPGDRAFDNMSEADQIAVNTVFANIGKAIEAYERLLIRRNAPFDRYVAGDEEAITIEAKRGLKIFIGKGVCVLCHGTPHFRDDDFHNLGIPQGPLPEDTGRFQGIAKLLADPFNSAGIYSDSRADAANTLNLLEPRLEHQGEFKTPTLRNVALTPPYFHTGEFPTLASVIEFNDAGGTTNEFVGRSAAPVEPLHLSEQEKRDLVEFLETLTGEPPPAHLLIKPKLP from the coding sequence ATGCGTATCATAACCATCTGGATTATAGGCAGCGTCGCCTTACTTCTCTTTGGGTGCGGTGAGGAAAGTATTGAGGAGATACACCCCGAATCTGAGCCAGAACACCTCACAGAGACGCTCAATCTCTTTACCGAGAACGAATGGGCAGTGATTGAAAGCCTATCGCCGCTACCTGACAAACCCCCACCCAGCCCCACAAATCGCTTCGCTGATAATCCAGATGCGGCACAGTTAGGGCAGATGTTTTTCTTCGATGCTCGATTCTCAAAGGAAGGCACAATTTCCTGCGCAACATGCCATTCCCCCTTCCACGGCTTCGCTGATGTTGAAGGCACTTCATTGGGCAATAGACGCGGCACAAGAAACGCCCCAACTGTCCTCAATGCAGCCTATAACAAGTGGCAATTTTGGGACGGACGTGCCGAGACGCTCTGGACACAAGCACTGTTTGCATTCGAAGGGGAGGAAGAACAAGCAGGTACACGACTTCAGTACGCACACCTCATCAAACGACATTATGCAGCAAAATACGAAACCGTTTTCGGGGCACTTCCTGAGCTTAAAGATGCCACACGTTTCCCACCTCAGGGTAAACCTGGCGATAGGGCGTTTGATAACATGTCTGAAGCGGATCAGATTGCTGTGAACACCGTCTTCGCAAACATCGGTAAGGCAATTGAAGCTTACGAACGCCTTTTGATTCGTCGGAACGCCCCGTTTGATCGGTATGTAGCAGGCGATGAAGAAGCGATCACAATTGAAGCGAAACGCGGCTTAAAGATATTCATCGGAAAAGGGGTCTGTGTCCTCTGCCATGGCACCCCACATTTCAGAGATGACGATTTTCATAACTTGGGGATACCCCAAGGACCGTTACCGGAAGACACGGGACGTTTCCAAGGCATCGCGAAACTCTTAGCCGATCCGTTTAACAGTGCAGGCATTTATAGCGATTCAAGGGCGGATGCTGCAAACACGTTGAATTTGCTGGAGCCAAGACTGGAACACCAAGGTGAATTCAAAACGCCAACCCTCCGTAACGTCGCACTCACGCCGCCCTACTTCCACACTGGCGAATTTCCAACACTCGCCTCTGTCATTGAATTCAACGACGCAGGTGGCACCACAAACGAATTTGTCGGCAGGAGCGCAGCCCCAGTAGAACCCCTCCATCTCAGCGAACAGGAAAAAAGAGACCTTGTCGAGTTTTTAGAGACATTGACAGGCGAACCGCCACCAGCACATCTACTAATAAAACCTAAACTCCCTTAG
- a CDS encoding ATP-binding cassette domain-containing protein produces MIEVENITKNYGPFQALKDISFQVDKGQIVGFLGPNGAGKTTTMRILTCFMPASSGRVTVAGYDVFKESREVRKRIGYLPENVPLYPEMTVTKYLTYMAKIRSVPRSNINGQLDTAIEACGLTERRHQIIGQLSRGFRQRVGLAQALIHEPDVLILDEPTSGLDPRQIVEIRELIKALGRERTILFSTHILPEASLTCERLIIISRGKITGDVLLKEGRAVPRQDDESTNSPENSQAASSILAVEIAGASADDVSAVLHDIPNVIQVEQINTDTDDTATFHLYYTLATDIRAAVAATIVKRGWQLLEMHTTEMSLEELFLSLTV; encoded by the coding sequence ATGATTGAAGTTGAAAATATTACCAAAAACTACGGTCCTTTCCAAGCACTCAAAGACATCTCCTTCCAAGTAGACAAGGGGCAAATTGTCGGCTTCCTCGGTCCCAATGGCGCAGGAAAGACAACGACAATGCGAATCCTCACCTGTTTTATGCCAGCGAGTAGCGGACGCGTTACCGTCGCCGGATATGATGTTTTTAAAGAGTCGCGAGAGGTCCGGAAACGCATCGGTTACCTCCCCGAAAACGTTCCGCTCTATCCGGAAATGACGGTAACGAAGTACTTGACGTATATGGCAAAGATCCGGAGCGTCCCGCGTAGCAATATCAACGGGCAACTGGATACCGCTATCGAGGCATGTGGGCTTACCGAACGCCGCCACCAGATTATCGGGCAACTCTCTCGCGGTTTCCGACAACGCGTTGGCTTAGCACAAGCACTCATTCACGAACCAGATGTCCTAATTCTCGATGAACCCACTTCTGGATTAGACCCACGGCAGATTGTCGAAATTCGTGAACTAATCAAAGCACTCGGCAGGGAACGGACTATCCTGTTCAGCACGCACATCTTACCCGAAGCCAGTCTCACATGCGAACGGTTGATTATCATCAGCCGCGGTAAAATTACGGGGGATGTCCTGTTGAAAGAGGGACGCGCTGTCCCCAGACAAGACGATGAATCCACCAATAGTCCAGAGAATTCGCAAGCTGCCTCCTCCATTCTCGCAGTTGAGATAGCAGGAGCATCAGCAGACGATGTATCCGCCGTCCTCCACGACATCCCAAACGTGATTCAAGTCGAGCAGATCAATACCGATACGGATGACACAGCGACGTTCCACCTTTACTATACACTGGCAACCGACATCCGTGCAGCAGTCGCAGCGACCATCGTCAAACGCGGGTGGCAACTGCTTGAAATGCACACGACTGAAATGTCTCTTGAGGAGCTGTTCCTGTCCTTGACGGTATAG
- a CDS encoding class I SAM-dependent methyltransferase: protein MKALKRIGRLNGSTQTAQQVTSRSGKVLSDIQDAYGHLLSDYHNGRENVEIVEREDGFIDVSRLGPFNYFAEYNDWAEHQRTGIAHATGSVLDIGCGVGRHSIYLQEQGLDVLGTDISPLAIQICQSRGLKNALVTSVTQLSSKIGTFDTILMMGHNFGLVGSRKRAKWLLKRFAAMTTDTAKIIAETMDPYQTEEPCHLAYHQFNRDRGRMSGQLKLRIRYRQYTTPWFDYLFVSKSEIEDILDGTAWWIERYIDAADTPTYVAILSKRMHS from the coding sequence GTGAAGGCATTGAAACGCATTGGGAGACTGAATGGGTCAACCCAAACGGCACAACAGGTTACATCAAGGAGCGGTAAAGTGCTAAGTGACATCCAAGATGCCTATGGGCACCTGCTTTCAGATTACCATAACGGCAGAGAAAATGTTGAAATTGTGGAGAGAGAAGACGGGTTCATTGATGTAAGCCGTTTGGGACCCTTTAACTACTTTGCTGAATATAACGACTGGGCTGAACACCAAAGAACCGGAATAGCACACGCTACAGGCAGCGTCTTGGATATTGGATGTGGGGTAGGACGGCATTCTATCTATCTTCAGGAACAAGGTCTTGATGTTTTAGGAACCGACATCTCACCCTTAGCCATCCAGATCTGTCAAAGCCGCGGGCTCAAAAATGCCCTCGTCACATCTGTCACACAGCTGAGTTCCAAAATCGGCACCTTCGACACGATTCTCATGATGGGCCACAATTTCGGACTCGTCGGCAGCCGTAAAAGAGCAAAGTGGCTCTTGAAACGCTTTGCCGCCATGACAACAGATACCGCGAAAATTATCGCTGAAACAATGGATCCTTATCAAACAGAGGAACCATGTCATTTAGCCTATCACCAATTCAACCGAGATAGAGGACGGATGAGCGGTCAGTTAAAACTACGAATTCGTTACCGACAATATACCACCCCGTGGTTTGATTATCTGTTTGTTTCAAAGTCGGAGATCGAAGACATCCTTGACGGAACAGCGTGGTGGATTGAACGCTACATTGACGCAGCCGATACACCGACGTATGTCGCAATTTTATCTAAACGTATGCATTCCTGA
- a CDS encoding sulfatase-like hydrolase/transferase encodes MQPNFIIFLTDDQGYGDLSCMGAPDFKTPHLDRMATEGARFTDWYSNSPVCSPSRAALLTGRYPCHAGVRSILAGHRTATGLPPSVPSLATALKARGYYTAMSGKWHLGLVEGSRPEHHGFDDWFGFMAGCIDFFSHIFYWGLGQPGIDQTHDLWENGEEIYRNGEYFTELITEYAIRYIRKSVELGKPFFLYVPYNAPHYPMHAPEKYVDRFPNLPWDRQIMAAMLSAVDDSVGEIFAELERLGLAENTFSYFQSDNGPSRETRNWLDGTQDPYYGGTAGKLKGHKFSLYEGGIRSPGIMNWPQRIPAGQVINEVGAAMDVFPTFLAAAGGDPYAYEPDGLNVLPTVTNGESIPHREIYWEMGKQTAVRRGNWKLVLNGQLVEGTPPEDDVHLANLDTDMGETQNLKDEHSELTAELTEAAQTWREGIETHWETEWVNPNGTTGYIKER; translated from the coding sequence ATGCAACCTAACTTCATTATCTTTCTAACCGATGATCAAGGATACGGCGACCTGTCCTGCATGGGCGCGCCTGATTTCAAAACGCCACATCTCGACAGAATGGCGACAGAGGGAGCACGCTTCACGGATTGGTACTCAAATTCACCCGTCTGTTCTCCTTCGCGCGCAGCATTACTGACAGGACGATACCCGTGCCATGCGGGAGTGCGTTCGATTTTAGCAGGGCATCGCACTGCTACAGGGTTACCGCCTTCCGTGCCGTCACTCGCAACGGCATTGAAGGCGCGCGGTTATTACACGGCGATGTCGGGAAAATGGCATCTCGGGCTCGTAGAAGGTTCGCGCCCTGAACATCACGGATTCGACGATTGGTTCGGGTTCATGGCAGGATGCATCGATTTCTTCTCACACATCTTCTATTGGGGCTTAGGACAACCCGGCATCGACCAGACACATGACCTCTGGGAAAACGGCGAAGAGATATATCGGAATGGTGAATACTTCACCGAACTCATCACCGAATACGCCATCAGATATATCCGAAAATCCGTTGAACTCGGCAAACCCTTTTTCCTTTACGTGCCTTACAACGCGCCGCACTATCCGATGCACGCACCGGAAAAATATGTAGATCGGTTCCCAAATTTGCCCTGGGACAGACAGATTATGGCGGCGATGCTCAGTGCCGTTGACGATAGTGTTGGCGAAATTTTCGCCGAACTTGAGAGACTCGGACTCGCAGAAAACACCTTCTCCTATTTCCAGAGTGACAACGGTCCGTCGCGCGAAACCCGAAATTGGTTAGATGGCACACAGGATCCCTATTATGGCGGCACTGCTGGTAAACTGAAAGGACATAAATTCAGTCTCTACGAAGGCGGTATTCGTTCCCCTGGAATCATGAACTGGCCCCAGCGAATCCCGGCAGGACAGGTCATCAATGAAGTCGGCGCAGCAATGGATGTGTTCCCGACCTTCCTCGCCGCTGCAGGCGGAGACCCTTATGCTTACGAACCAGATGGGCTTAATGTCCTACCTACAGTAACAAACGGTGAATCCATACCACATCGAGAAATCTATTGGGAGATGGGTAAGCAGACTGCTGTGCGTCGGGGTAATTGGAAATTGGTGCTTAACGGCCAATTGGTAGAAGGCACACCTCCAGAGGATGATGTGCATCTCGCAAACCTCGACACCGATATGGGTGAAACACAGAACCTTAAAGATGAACACTCGGAACTCACTGCTGAATTGACAGAAGCCGCCCAAACATGGCGTGAAGGCATTGAAACGCATTGGGAGACTGAATGGGTCAACCCAAACGGCACAACAGGTTACATCAAGGAGCGGTAA
- a CDS encoding YifB family Mg chelatase-like AAA ATPase encodes MLATVLSSAMLGIDAYIVKVEVDVSGGMPAFSTVGLPDNAIKESRDRVTAAIKNSDFYFPPTRITANLAPADIRKAGSAFDLPIAIGVMGATNQVNLARLENAIILGELALDGSIRGIQGGLPIAIAAKENGIQDLILPAENAKEAAIVEGVNVYPVTSLAEAAAFLNSEKEIAPEPHTLSTHGPKAHPDALLDLLDVKGQEHVKRAIEVAAAGGHNLIMIGPPGSGKTMIAKRIPSILPRLSIDESLETTKIQSIIGILPNDTPLVVTRPYRSPHHTISDAGLIGGGNIPRPGEVSLAHNGVLFLDELPEFRRNVLEVMRQPLEDRQVTISRASASLTYPANFMLVAAMNPCPCGFFSDPTRDCKCSPTQIQNYVSRISGPLLDRIDIQVEVPAVKYAELANETTGEPSAHVQERVEKARQIQQQRFADTTIHANASMESKQIREYCKIDSQAQELLRVAINQLGLSARAYDRILKVARTIADLERNPHIEAVHISEAIQYRSLDRNFWKK; translated from the coding sequence ATGCTCGCAACCGTCCTAAGCAGTGCAATGCTGGGAATCGATGCTTACATCGTGAAAGTTGAGGTAGATGTCTCAGGTGGAATGCCGGCTTTCAGTACTGTTGGCTTACCGGACAACGCCATCAAAGAGAGTCGAGATCGGGTTACTGCCGCCATTAAGAACTCTGACTTCTACTTCCCACCGACCCGAATCACGGCGAACTTAGCACCTGCGGATATTCGAAAAGCGGGATCGGCGTTTGACCTTCCCATCGCAATCGGTGTTATGGGAGCTACCAATCAAGTAAACCTCGCGAGACTTGAAAACGCAATAATTTTAGGCGAACTCGCACTTGACGGCAGCATTCGCGGGATACAAGGTGGACTCCCGATCGCTATCGCGGCAAAAGAGAATGGCATTCAAGACCTCATCCTGCCAGCTGAAAACGCGAAAGAAGCCGCGATTGTGGAAGGTGTGAACGTCTATCCGGTCACAAGCTTAGCAGAGGCTGCTGCATTCCTCAATTCGGAGAAAGAGATCGCCCCAGAACCCCACACGCTTAGCACTCACGGACCCAAGGCACATCCTGACGCACTTCTTGATCTGCTCGATGTGAAAGGGCAGGAACATGTCAAACGCGCCATCGAAGTCGCCGCCGCAGGTGGGCATAACCTCATCATGATCGGACCCCCCGGTTCAGGAAAGACCATGATAGCGAAGCGAATTCCATCCATTCTGCCGAGACTGTCTATCGACGAATCCTTAGAAACGACGAAAATCCAAAGTATCATCGGTATTCTACCGAACGACACACCTTTGGTTGTGACGCGCCCATACCGTTCACCCCACCATACAATTTCAGACGCAGGTTTAATCGGGGGTGGAAACATACCGCGTCCCGGTGAAGTGAGTCTTGCACACAACGGTGTCCTCTTTTTAGATGAACTCCCTGAATTCCGACGAAACGTCCTTGAAGTCATGCGACAACCGCTTGAGGACCGGCAAGTCACCATCTCCCGCGCATCCGCATCCCTTACTTATCCAGCGAACTTCATGCTCGTCGCCGCCATGAACCCCTGTCCCTGCGGATTTTTCAGCGATCCGACCAGAGATTGCAAGTGTTCACCCACTCAGATTCAAAACTACGTCTCCCGTATCTCTGGACCGCTCTTAGATAGAATCGACATCCAAGTTGAAGTGCCAGCGGTGAAATACGCAGAACTTGCTAACGAAACAACCGGCGAACCCTCGGCACACGTCCAAGAACGGGTTGAAAAGGCACGGCAGATTCAACAGCAACGCTTTGCAGACACGACAATACACGCCAACGCAAGCATGGAATCTAAGCAGATACGAGAATACTGCAAAATTGATTCCCAAGCACAAGAGCTGCTACGGGTCGCGATTAACCAATTAGGACTCAGCGCACGGGCATACGACCGAATTTTGAAGGTAGCCCGCACCATCGCTGACTTAGAGAGGAACCCGCATATAGAGGCAGTTCATATCTCTGAAGCCATACAATATCGGAGTCTCGATCGGAACTTCTGGAAAAAGTAA
- a CDS encoding potassium channel protein, with amino-acid sequence MNYQRKILFAMALLIGLLGTGTIGYLLLERDNPEGEWQLLDAIYMTVITLTTVGYENMGMSDAGRIFTLFLLIGGFGVFTYSVTIATAFLIEGQLQSFFRQQKMVRTVDKLANHYIVCGLGDTGVHVLDEMLKSEVDFVGIELEEERLLHLSDTRNFLYLHGDATDDELLIRAGIERAKGLVTCLSRDQDNLFVVISARKLNPRLRIASKAVEDNSPGKLMTAGADEVVLPDHIGGLRLASGILQPQLVGFLENITQNRDGAQFTESIIQAGAALDGILLKAASIHEQTGLVVIAIHDNDGTFLYNPPGDKKIGAGDALLVIANQKQLQTLHKLTGDSS; translated from the coding sequence ATGAATTATCAACGCAAGATCCTCTTTGCCATGGCACTGCTCATCGGCTTGCTCGGGACCGGGACGATCGGCTACCTATTGCTCGAAAGGGATAACCCCGAAGGGGAGTGGCAACTTCTCGATGCAATCTACATGACCGTCATCACCCTAACAACCGTCGGTTATGAGAACATGGGGATGAGCGATGCTGGACGAATTTTCACCCTATTTCTACTCATTGGCGGGTTCGGCGTGTTCACCTATAGTGTTACGATCGCCACCGCATTCCTGATTGAAGGGCAACTACAAAGTTTTTTCCGACAACAAAAAATGGTTCGAACTGTCGATAAATTAGCAAACCACTATATTGTCTGTGGACTCGGCGATACCGGGGTCCATGTGCTTGACGAGATGCTAAAGTCAGAAGTAGATTTCGTCGGTATCGAACTCGAGGAAGAGCGACTCCTCCACCTCTCTGACACACGAAACTTTCTATACCTCCACGGCGACGCAACCGATGACGAATTGCTCATACGGGCGGGAATTGAACGTGCCAAAGGGCTTGTCACATGCCTCAGCCGTGACCAAGATAATCTGTTCGTCGTGATCTCTGCGAGAAAACTGAACCCCCGGTTAAGGATCGCCTCTAAAGCCGTCGAAGACAATTCTCCCGGAAAACTCATGACTGCAGGCGCAGATGAGGTCGTCCTACCGGATCACATCGGTGGACTCCGCCTCGCCTCCGGCATCCTCCAACCACAACTCGTAGGGTTTTTGGAAAATATTACCCAAAACCGAGACGGTGCCCAGTTCACCGAATCCATTATTCAGGCAGGTGCCGCCTTGGACGGGATCTTGCTCAAAGCCGCCAGCATCCACGAACAAACCGGTTTAGTTGTTATCGCAATCCATGATAACGATGGGACGTTCCTCTATAATCCTCCTGGAGATAAGAAAATTGGAGCCGGTGACGCTTTGCTGGTCATAGCCAATCAGAAGCAGTTACAAACATTACACAAACTCACCGGAGATTCAAGTTAG
- a CDS encoding DUF1844 domain-containing protein: MEETTAQAEGQQIPSVDFISYLANLVETGRLYLEGIPNPETDEVVTNLPLVKHIIDTIEMLEEKTKGNLTAPESNFLANTLYELRMGYVRAINRQETVTQQEGHTEETEEEVSTENIENPS; encoded by the coding sequence ATGGAAGAAACTACGGCTCAGGCGGAAGGTCAACAAATTCCTTCTGTCGATTTTATTAGTTATCTTGCCAACCTTGTAGAAACAGGACGGCTCTACTTAGAGGGAATCCCGAACCCCGAAACCGACGAGGTCGTTACGAACCTCCCGCTCGTGAAACATATTATTGATACGATTGAGATGCTTGAGGAAAAAACGAAGGGAAACCTCACTGCCCCAGAATCCAACTTCTTGGCAAATACCCTCTATGAACTCAGAATGGGCTATGTCCGTGCCATCAATAGACAAGAAACGGTCACACAGCAAGAAGGACACACTGAAGAAACCGAGGAAGAGGTCTCCACGGAAAACATTGAAAATCCATCTTAA
- a CDS encoding peptidylprolyl isomerase, with amino-acid sequence MFRQQQNKQHRQFASAALFILATFFATFVLSCAQEDKPAPVPRARRAGTGTATTAAKPQINPATVVAVVETAKGTIEFEFLAAEAPETSKNFIKNAQVMYYKGEKFNRAEELLIQAGSKLAAGDTLPIENGSQEMSRGVVAMAKEEGASVSYASEFFICRGDAILDSDYTIFGKVTNGMDVVDSIVVDDVITNITIRDKGMPAE; translated from the coding sequence ATGTTCAGGCAACAGCAGAATAAGCAACATCGGCAGTTCGCATCCGCAGCACTTTTTATTTTAGCGACATTCTTCGCTACTTTTGTGCTGAGTTGCGCACAAGAAGATAAGCCAGCCCCCGTTCCGCGTGCCCGTCGCGCGGGTACAGGCACCGCAACAACCGCGGCAAAACCGCAGATCAATCCCGCAACGGTCGTCGCGGTCGTTGAAACGGCAAAGGGGACCATTGAATTTGAATTTCTCGCAGCTGAAGCACCGGAAACTTCCAAGAACTTCATCAAAAACGCGCAGGTGATGTATTACAAAGGTGAGAAGTTTAATCGTGCAGAAGAACTCCTTATCCAAGCAGGCTCAAAACTTGCCGCTGGAGATACACTCCCCATTGAGAACGGTTCGCAAGAGATGTCGCGAGGCGTTGTCGCTATGGCAAAAGAGGAGGGTGCAAGCGTTTCCTACGCATCGGAATTCTTTATCTGCCGAGGGGACGCGATCCTCGATAGTGATTACACCATTTTCGGAAAAGTCACCAATGGGATGGACGTGGTTGACAGCATCGTCGTCGATGACGTGATTACGAACATTACCATCCGAGACAAGGGAATGCCCGCTGAGTAA
- a CDS encoding peptidylprolyl isomerase → MKVTRHLLAQFTNQNLLYKSPTFFLLLLTVIGCALPFSQNLTPEEQVAVVTTDKGTFVLEFYPDAAPVAVDNFIKLINQKFYDGLTFHRKVDARGLNIIQGGCPEGDGTGGPGWTIVDEYTNPNQRPHVRGTLAMARPSVPDSAGSQFYICLKPQPHLDGNYTTFGGVIQGIDVVDQLSIGDVMTKIRLEAKSKYVQATAE, encoded by the coding sequence ATGAAAGTAACACGCCATCTGTTGGCGCAGTTCACGAACCAAAATCTGCTTTATAAAAGTCCAACGTTTTTTCTTTTACTACTGACTGTAATCGGCTGCGCGCTTCCGTTCAGCCAGAACCTAACGCCTGAAGAACAGGTCGCGGTCGTCACAACCGACAAAGGCACTTTTGTGCTCGAGTTCTACCCCGATGCTGCCCCTGTGGCAGTAGATAATTTCATCAAACTGATTAATCAAAAGTTTTACGATGGCTTAACATTTCATCGAAAAGTCGATGCCCGCGGTTTGAATATCATCCAGGGCGGGTGTCCAGAAGGCGATGGAACAGGTGGCCCCGGTTGGACTATTGTCGACGAGTACACAAACCCGAACCAACGCCCACATGTCAGAGGCACATTGGCAATGGCTCGGCCCTCCGTGCCAGACTCAGCCGGGAGCCAATTCTATATCTGCTTGAAACCCCAACCCCATCTTGACGGAAACTACACTACCTTCGGGGGTGTAATTCAAGGGATAGATGTCGTCGATCAGTTATCAATCGGCGATGTCATGACCAAAATCCGATTGGAGGCGAAGTCAAAATATGTTCAGGCAACAGCAGAATAA
- a CDS encoding LamG domain-containing protein yields MKQCAIFGLLALILISLSAVCSAQELVLHLSFDELNGDVAKDRSEFGNDATFKGKPKLIDGVFGQALEFDGKTSGQIPDHASLDIVNGITIEFWVIVKGGEAIQSGVEKGVAWVSGLYNLAALYNGGTILQFFDLPEPCNDDNIGPSIQDGEWHFLAGTWDGKDILLYIDGELEAEMPCKGELKPNDDPLFIGARGGSGRFLTGALDEIKVYNYALTKAELLKDMEEPVPLHVDAQDKLTTVWARLKTDESAQ; encoded by the coding sequence TTGAAACAGTGCGCTATATTTGGGTTACTCGCTCTCATTTTGATAAGCCTTTCAGCGGTTTGCAGTGCCCAAGAGTTGGTTTTGCATCTTTCCTTCGATGAATTAAATGGGGACGTTGCAAAGGATCGGTCCGAATTTGGTAATGACGCAACTTTTAAAGGGAAGCCGAAATTGATTGACGGCGTTTTCGGACAAGCATTGGAATTCGATGGAAAAACCTCCGGTCAAATTCCCGATCATGCGAGCCTTGATATCGTTAACGGAATTACCATTGAATTTTGGGTGATTGTTAAAGGGGGAGAGGCAATTCAGAGCGGCGTTGAAAAAGGAGTCGCTTGGGTCTCCGGTTTGTATAACCTTGCAGCCCTGTATAACGGCGGAACAATCCTTCAATTCTTCGACTTACCCGAACCGTGTAACGACGATAATATCGGTCCCAGTATCCAAGATGGAGAATGGCATTTCCTTGCCGGAACATGGGATGGTAAGGATATCCTACTTTATATTGATGGCGAACTTGAAGCGGAGATGCCGTGTAAGGGTGAACTAAAGCCCAATGACGATCCGCTCTTTATCGGTGCACGCGGCGGAAGTGGCCGCTTCCTCACTGGTGCCTTAGATGAAATCAAAGTGTACAACTATGCCTTAACCAAAGCAGAATTGCTCAAAGACATGGAAGAGCCTGTCCCGCTGCATGTTGACGCACAGGACAAATTGACAACCGTTTGGGCACGTCTCAAAACCGATGAATCCGCACAATAA